AGCAGATCGGTGTCGACGACATCGAAGAGCGACTTCTCGTGAAGATCGACGAGGAGCTGGAGGCCACCGTCTGATGGCTTTCGTACGCGCCTGCGGGCTGAGCGAGCTGGAGGAGGACACCCCGAAGCGGGTGGAACTCGACGGCACGCCGGTCTCCCTCGTGCAGACCGAGGGGGAGGTGTTCGCGATCCACGACATCTGCTCCCACGCGAACGTCTCGCTCTCCGAGGGCGAGGTGGAGGACTGCCAGATCGAGTGCTGGCTGCACGGCTCCAGCTTCGACCTGCGCACCGGCAAGCCGTCCGGCCTTCCCGCGACGCGCCCCGTCCCCGTATACCCCGTAAAGATCGAAGGGGACGACGTGCTCGTCTCCCTCAACCAGGAGTCCTGAGGCAATCCATGGCAACGCTTGAAATCCGCGACCTGCACGTCACCGTCGAGGCCGACAACGCCACGAAGGAGATCCTCAAGGGCGTCGACCTGACCGTGAAGCAGGGCGAGACGCACGCCATCATGGGCCCCAACGGCTCCGGCAAGTCGACGCTCGCCTACTCCCTCGCGGGTCACCCGAAGTACACCATCACCGGCGGCACCGTCACCCTCGACGGCGAGGACGTCCTGGAGATGGAGGTCGACGAGCGCGCCCGCGCGGGCCTGTTCCTGGCGATGCAGTACCCCGTCGAGGTCCCCGGCGTCTCGGTCTCCAACTTCCTGCGCACCTCCGCCACCGCCATCCGCGGCGAGGCCCCCAAGCTGCGCACCTGGGTGAAGGAGGTCAAGGAGGCCATGGAGCGCCTCAACATGGACCCCTCCTTCGCCGAGCGCAACGTCAACGAGGGCTTCTCCGGCGGTGAGAAGAAGCGCCACGAGATCCTCCAGCTGGAGCTCCTCAAGCCGAAGATCGCGATCCTCGACGAGACCGACTCCGGCCTCGACGTCGACGCGCTCCGGGTCGTCTCCGAGGGCGTCAACCGCGTCCGTGAGACCGGTGAGGTCGGCACCCTGCTGATCACGCACTACACGCGCATCCTGCGCTACATCAAGCCCGACCACGTGCACGTCTTCGCGGGCGGCAAGATCGTCGAGTCCGGCGGTGCCGAGCTCGCCGACAAGCTGGAGAACGAGGGCTACGAGGCTTACACGAAGGGTGGCGCATCCGAGTGACACAGCTGCCGGGCCTCCTCGACACCGAGGCGATCCGCAAGGACTTCCCGATCCTGGACCGACTGGTCCACGACGACCGGAAGCTCGTCTACCTGGACAACGCGGCGACCTCGCAGAAGCCGCGCCAGGTGCTGGACGCCCTGAGCGAGTACTACGAGCGCTACAACGCCAACGTCCACCGCGGTGTGCATGTGCTCGCCGAGGAGGCCACGGCGCTGTACGAGGGAGCGCGCGACAAGGTCGCCTCCTTCATCAACGCGCCCTCGCGCGACGAGGTGATCTTCACCAAGAACGCCTCCGAGTCCCTCAACCTCGTGGCGAACATGCTCGGTTGGGCCGACGAGCCCTACCGCGTGGACTCCGAGACCGAGATCGTCATCACCGAGATGGAGCACCACTCCAACATCGTGCCGTGGCAGCTGCTCTCGCAGCGCACCGGCGCGAAGCTGAAGTGGTTCGGGCTGACCGACGACGGCCGGCTCGACCTGTCCAACATCGAGGAGATCATCACCGAGAAGACGAAGATCGTCTCCTTCGTGCTGGTGTCCAACATCCTGGGCACGGTCAACCCGGTCGAGACGATCATCCGCCGGGCGCAGGAGGTCGGTGCGCTGGTCTGCATCGACGCCTCGCAGGCGGCACCGCACATGCCGATAGACGTCCAGGCCCTCCAGGCCGACTTCGTGGCCTTCACCGGCCACAAGATGTGCGGTCCGACCGGTATCGGCGTGCTGTGGGGCCGGCAGGAACTCCTGGAGGACCTGCCCCCGTTCCTCGGCGGCGGCGAGATGATCGAGACCGTGTCGATGCACTCGTCGACCTACGCCCCCGCCCCGCACAAGTTCGAGGCGGGCACGCCCCCGATCGCGCAGGCGGTCGGGCTGGGCGCGGCGATCGACTACCTCCAGTCGATCGGCATGGACAAGATCCTCGCCCATGAGCACGCGCTGACCGAGTACGCCGTCCAGCGCCTCACGCAGGTCCCGGACCTCAGGATCATCGGCCCGACCACGGCCGAGGACCGGGGTGCGGCGATCTCCTTCACGCTCGGCGACATCCACCCCCACGACGTGGGCCAGGTCCTCGACGAGGAGGGCATCGCGGTCCGGGTCGGCCACCACTGCGCGCGGCCGGTCTGCCTGCGGTACGGAATTCCTGCGACCACGCGAGCGTCGTTCTATCTGTACTCCACGCCTGCCGAGATCGACGCACTGGTCGACGGGCTGGAGCACGTACGGAACTTCTTCGGCTGAGGAGCTGGCTGAGTCGTGAAGCTTGATTCGATGTACCAGGAAGTCATCCTGGACCACTACAAGCACCCGCACGGGCGTGGTCTGAGGGACGGCGACGCCGAGGTACACCACGTGAACCCCACGTGCGGCGACGAGATCACCCTCCGCGTGAAGTACGACGGCTCGACGATCGAGGACGTCTCGTACGAGGGCCAGGGCTGCTCGATCAGCCAGGCCTCGGCCTCCGTGCTGAACGACCTGCTGGTCGGCAAGGACCTGGCGGAGGCGCAGAAGATCCAGGAGACCTTCCTGGAGCTGATGCAGTCCAAGGGAAAGATCGAGCCCGACGACGCGATGGAGGAGGTGCTGGAGGACGCGGTCGCGTTCGCCGGTGTCTCCAAGTACCCGGCCCGGGTCAAGTGCGCCCTCCTCAGCTGGATGGCGTGGAAGGACGCGACGGCCCAGGCGCTGGACGCCGACGCCGAAAGGAAGACGGCATGAGCGAGACCATTGAGATGAAGCCGGCCTCCGAGGAAGAGATCCGCGAGGCGCTGTACGACGTCGTCGACCCCGAGTTGGGCATCGACGTGGTCAACCTCGGCCTGATCTACGGCATCCACATCGACGACGCGAACATCGCGACCCTCGACATGACGCTGACCTCGGCGGCCTGCCCGCTGACGGACGTCATCGAGGACCAGGCCAAGTCCGCCACGGACGGCCTCGTCAGCGAACTCCGCATCAACTGGGTGTGGATGCCGCCGTGGGGCCCGGACAAGATCACGGACGACGGACGGGAGCAGCTCCGGGCGCTGGGGTTCAACGTCTGAGCGAGTCCGACCGGTGTCCGGAAGGGGCCGTGGCCGTGTGCCGCGGCCCCTTCCGCATGCTCAGGCCAGCCCGCCCACCAACTGGAACGACGAGTCCGCGATGTACTGGGAGCTGTACTCGAAGCGTTCGAGGCGGACCACGAAGTTCTCGTGGCGCAGGAAATAACCGGGGTAGTTGACCGACTCCAGCATCTTGGCACCGGCGTAGGAGGGCGAGTCGCGGGGGCAGAACGTGGCGTCCTGCTCGAAGAGGGACGAGCCGTCGTCACGGGCGGCGCGCAGCACGAAGTTGCTGTGGCGCAGGTACTGGCCGTCGTGCGTGGTGAAGGAGTAACACGAGGCGTTCGCCAGTCCCTTGACCTGCTTGAAGGTCGAGTCCTCGCGGGACTCCGAGCCGCGGACCGGGTCCAGGGCCACGTAGTACTGGGTCACATGCCAGTAGCGGTCGGGGTAGTTGACCGCGCGGACCGAGCGGTACGTCACCGAGGGCTTCGGCTTCGCCGGACTGCCCTTGGACGGCGTGGACTTGGGCGGCTTCGGGGTGGTCGTGACCGCGACGGTCGGGCCGGTGCCCTGCTGCCGGGGGCCCTGGGGAGTGGGGGACACCGACGAGAGGCCGCTGTCGCCCTCCGGGGGGAGGGTCGTCGCGGGCTGCGAGGAGAAGGAGATCAGACCGGATCCCCCGTCCCGCGCGGATTTCGACCGGACGTCGTCCTCGTTGTCGGTCGCGGCTATCGCCGCCACGCAGGCGACGATCGTGGCCACCGCCAGCGCGCCGGCCAGATAGAGCCGTCTGGTGCCGGGCGTGCGGGAGGTGTCCAGTGTCCAGCCGTTCTCCCAGGGGCGGTCCTGGGGCGGCTGGGACTTGTCTTCGGGCATGCGCTGTTCCTCCGGCGCGGCGCGGGTGTGCGACGGCCGCTGCTGTGGTGGCGCGGTAGGTGAAAGGTGAAACACATGTGGTTCCGGAGGGAACAGTAGTGGTTGCCGGGGGTTGTGAGCAGCCCTTTGAATCGAACCGTTTCCACATCGACTTCTCAACCGACTCCGGGACTTCCCGTGTTCACGGTTATGTACGCTTGTACACATGGGATACCTGCTCCTCGCCGGAGCCATCGCAGCCGAGGTCGCGGCGACCACGGCCATGAAGTACACCGAGGGCTTCAGCCGGCTCGGACCCTCGGCTCTGACCGTGCTCGGCTACGTCCTGTCCTTCGCACTGCTCGCCCAGACCCTGAAGACGGTGTCCGTCGGCACCGCCTACGCGATCTGGGCCGGGGTGGGCACCGCGACCATCGCCACCATCGGGATGCTCTTCCTCGGGGAGGGGATGACCGTCACCAAGGCCGCCGGGATCGCGCTGATCATCGTCGGGGTCGTGGTGCTGAACCTGGGCGGGGCGCACTGATGGCCCGGCGCTACGACCCCGAGCGCCGGCAGCGGATCATCGACGCGGCCATCCGGGTCGTCGGCGAGAAGGGCCTCGCGGGGCTCAGCCACCGCAGTGCCGCCGCCGAGGCCGATGTGCCGCTCGGTTCGACGACGTACCACTTCAAGAGCCTCGACGAGCTGATGGTCGCCGCGCTGCGCCAGGCCAGCGAGGGCTTCGCCAAGGCGGTCGCCGCGCACGGGGCGCTGGACGGTCCCGGCGGTGACCTCGCCGCCGACCTCGCCCGTGTCCTCGGCGACTGGCTCGGCGGCGACCGCACCGGCGTCGAGCTGGAGTACGAGCTCTATCTCGCCGCCCTGCGCCGCCCCGCCCTGCGCCCGGTCGCCGCCGAGTGGGCCGACGACCTCGCCGCCCGCCTCGCCCACCGCACGGACCCGGTCACGGCACGGGCCCTGGTCGCCCTGACCGACGGCATCTGCCTCCAGGTGCTGCTGACGGGGGTGCCGTACGACGAGGGGTATGCGCGGGAGATGCTGGCGCGGGTGATCCCGGCGGGGAGGGGGTGATTCTCGCCGGGAGTGGGGATCCCGGCCGGGAGTGGTTGATCGCCGCCGGCGTCTCGATCCCGGACGGGTGTCACACATACCGGCGAACCTCGGCGTTCCCCGTGGGTACGGCGTACCGCCCGACTCCTGAGACGGCCCGCGTGCGGGTTCGCCTCGTGCGCCCCCCGGCGGTTAGGTTGCCCTCATGACCGACACGACTGCTCCCCGTATCACCGGCGCCATCGCCGCAGGCCTCGCCACCGTCGCCGCCGACGGCACCGTTCTCGACACCTGGTTCCCCGCTCCCGAGCTGGCCGCCGAGC
Above is a window of Streptomyces griseorubiginosus DNA encoding:
- a CDS encoding non-heme iron oxygenase ferredoxin subunit, with the translated sequence MAFVRACGLSELEEDTPKRVELDGTPVSLVQTEGEVFAIHDICSHANVSLSEGEVEDCQIECWLHGSSFDLRTGKPSGLPATRPVPVYPVKIEGDDVLVSLNQES
- the sufC gene encoding Fe-S cluster assembly ATPase SufC, with the protein product MATLEIRDLHVTVEADNATKEILKGVDLTVKQGETHAIMGPNGSGKSTLAYSLAGHPKYTITGGTVTLDGEDVLEMEVDERARAGLFLAMQYPVEVPGVSVSNFLRTSATAIRGEAPKLRTWVKEVKEAMERLNMDPSFAERNVNEGFSGGEKKRHEILQLELLKPKIAILDETDSGLDVDALRVVSEGVNRVRETGEVGTLLITHYTRILRYIKPDHVHVFAGGKIVESGGAELADKLENEGYEAYTKGGASE
- a CDS encoding cysteine desulfurase — encoded protein: MTQLPGLLDTEAIRKDFPILDRLVHDDRKLVYLDNAATSQKPRQVLDALSEYYERYNANVHRGVHVLAEEATALYEGARDKVASFINAPSRDEVIFTKNASESLNLVANMLGWADEPYRVDSETEIVITEMEHHSNIVPWQLLSQRTGAKLKWFGLTDDGRLDLSNIEEIITEKTKIVSFVLVSNILGTVNPVETIIRRAQEVGALVCIDASQAAPHMPIDVQALQADFVAFTGHKMCGPTGIGVLWGRQELLEDLPPFLGGGEMIETVSMHSSTYAPAPHKFEAGTPPIAQAVGLGAAIDYLQSIGMDKILAHEHALTEYAVQRLTQVPDLRIIGPTTAEDRGAAISFTLGDIHPHDVGQVLDEEGIAVRVGHHCARPVCLRYGIPATTRASFYLYSTPAEIDALVDGLEHVRNFFG
- the sufU gene encoding Fe-S cluster assembly sulfur transfer protein SufU, producing the protein MKLDSMYQEVILDHYKHPHGRGLRDGDAEVHHVNPTCGDEITLRVKYDGSTIEDVSYEGQGCSISQASASVLNDLLVGKDLAEAQKIQETFLELMQSKGKIEPDDAMEEVLEDAVAFAGVSKYPARVKCALLSWMAWKDATAQALDADAERKTA
- a CDS encoding metal-sulfur cluster assembly factor — encoded protein: MSETIEMKPASEEEIREALYDVVDPELGIDVVNLGLIYGIHIDDANIATLDMTLTSAACPLTDVIEDQAKSATDGLVSELRINWVWMPPWGPDKITDDGREQLRALGFNV
- a CDS encoding AbfB domain-containing protein, encoding MPEDKSQPPQDRPWENGWTLDTSRTPGTRRLYLAGALAVATIVACVAAIAATDNEDDVRSKSARDGGSGLISFSSQPATTLPPEGDSGLSSVSPTPQGPRQQGTGPTVAVTTTPKPPKSTPSKGSPAKPKPSVTYRSVRAVNYPDRYWHVTQYYVALDPVRGSESREDSTFKQVKGLANASCYSFTTHDGQYLRHSNFVLRAARDDGSSLFEQDATFCPRDSPSYAGAKMLESVNYPGYFLRHENFVVRLERFEYSSQYIADSSFQLVGGLA
- a CDS encoding DMT family transporter, which encodes MGYLLLAGAIAAEVAATTAMKYTEGFSRLGPSALTVLGYVLSFALLAQTLKTVSVGTAYAIWAGVGTATIATIGMLFLGEGMTVTKAAGIALIIVGVVVLNLGGAH
- a CDS encoding TetR/AcrR family transcriptional regulator, whose product is MARRYDPERRQRIIDAAIRVVGEKGLAGLSHRSAAAEADVPLGSTTYHFKSLDELMVAALRQASEGFAKAVAAHGALDGPGGDLAADLARVLGDWLGGDRTGVELEYELYLAALRRPALRPVAAEWADDLAARLAHRTDPVTARALVALTDGICLQVLLTGVPYDEGYAREMLARVIPAGRG